A single window of Montipora capricornis isolate CH-2021 chromosome 14, ASM3666992v2, whole genome shotgun sequence DNA harbors:
- the LOC138032050 gene encoding uncharacterized protein: MSAFCGLKMDDTLRFPRKAIVIPPDVKFTKRQVLSSASSTFDPIGLISPVLVPAKKFISSLWDKGFDWDEVLPDELQQQYNQIATEIEAASAFVTSRYLDFDKTLPVEMHVFCNACPITAAGFCVFFVQNEKVRFIGSKVKLSSSKHARTVPHGQWELIAMVMGARLGAAIR, from the coding sequence ATGTCCGCTTTCTGTGGTTTGAAGATGGATGACACGCTACGATTTCCGCGGAAAGCCATTGTAATTCCTCCTGACGTGAAGTTCACCAAACGACAAGTCCTCAGTTCTgcttcatcaacatttgatccTATTGGCCTCATTTCCCCTGTCCTTGTTCCAGCCAAGAAATTCATTTCATCTCTGTGGGATAAGGGATTTGATTGGGATGAAGTTCTCCCTGATGAACTCCAGCAACAGTACAACCAAATCGCCACAGAAATTGAAGCAGCTTCAGCATTTGTCACCTCACGTTATTTGGACTTTGACAAAACGTTACCAGTAGAAATGCATGTATTTTGTAATGCATGCCCCATCACTGCCGCCGGTTTCTGTGTCTTCTTTGTTCAGAATGAGAAGGTCAGATTCATTGGCTCCAAGGTCAAACTTTCCTCATCTAAACATGCACGAACAGTTCCCCATGGCCAGTGGGAATTAATTGCCATGGTAATGGGTGCTCGCCTTGGTGCAGCCATAAGATAA